A window of the Haloarcula litorea genome harbors these coding sequences:
- a CDS encoding DUF7522 family protein: MATDEPERVAEFLEAEVGDALRSVIYYAEDTFEVVYARGDVREQYDDEDLERVRQELGVTSFGKPAMEELYVHGELRCTVHCFEDAIEMQFVASDTEGIAVALDPAAFVTQRTFIARCMAEAGFGYEGA, translated from the coding sequence ATGGCCACCGACGAACCCGAACGCGTCGCCGAGTTCCTCGAAGCCGAAGTCGGCGACGCACTCCGGAGTGTCATCTACTACGCCGAGGACACTTTCGAGGTGGTGTACGCCCGCGGGGACGTCCGCGAACAGTACGACGACGAGGACCTGGAGCGGGTCCGGCAGGAGCTGGGCGTCACCTCCTTCGGCAAGCCCGCGATGGAGGAGCTCTACGTCCACGGCGAACTGCGGTGTACGGTCCACTGCTTCGAGGACGCCATCGAGATGCAGTTCGTCGCCAGCGACACGGAGGGCATCGCGGTCGCGCTCGACCCGGCGGCGTTCGTCACACAGCGGACCTTCATCGCCCGCTGTATGGCGGAGGCGGGCTTCGGATACGAGGGCGCGTAG
- a CDS encoding beta-glucosidase family protein, with translation MADNPDAATDGMAETSRRTFVKATGAATAAAAVGSGANSAAAQTDSDIDGLIEGMSLRQKAGQMTQVAISSFEPEPDGSNVPENFGVDTVGELFTELGVGSVLSGGAAPPSFDGTEVVQGVNALQEYNVRNAPNGIPFLYGVDATHGNDLLEGATALPQRMNMGSARDPDLVEEAERHTSHSVAAMGAHWTFAPTTDLQRDPRWGRFYEGISEDPLLEGDISRVRARALEDDERMTACVKHFAAYSIPNNGNDRAPAATSLRDLRTDLLPPYREALESDPGTVMVNSGAVNGKPAHASHWLLTDVLRERYGFEGVVLSDYDDLDRLITNHDFVEDFRTATKKAINAGVDMYMIGNGGSAPGPVQYIDTLVSLVEDGEIPMERIDEAVRNILELKADLGLFEQPTVDESRIQSALGGAQAASEQLAKESLVLLKNDGDALPLSGSENVLLTGPGVDSDGNDTRALMQHGGWTLGWQGPSAGGPFPRQNLLVDELRSRVGSLTHVPTSFSNGTWWAGQGDEGNQQSDENGEFEFTDRQETAVRSAAPDADAVVIVLGEGPHNEGFGDRDELVLDESQRRLVDVVDEATSDSTPVVGVMYAGSPRGSAETFGQLDALLFAGEPGSDAGVAVADTLVGEYNPSGKLAFSWPRNPGTPVGTTPVPLNRYPPTSTGATDNTPLYEFGHGLSYTNFEYGDVSLSKSSIIDASTTAEVVLSVEVSNTGDTAGEHVVEVFNTQSYGSVLQPIRRLLGYERVSLAAGESTTVDVPLDLSALEVVPGDVLGVMPKVVEAADYELTVGQDGPTTTLTVNETASVGDGLPVPGRYDIDNDDEATYADVVELFRAVRES, from the coding sequence ATGGCAGACAATCCAGACGCGGCGACGGACGGAATGGCCGAGACGTCCCGACGGACGTTCGTGAAGGCCACCGGCGCGGCGACGGCCGCGGCGGCGGTGGGAAGCGGTGCGAACAGCGCAGCTGCACAGACTGACTCGGATATCGACGGGCTGATCGAGGGGATGTCGCTCCGGCAGAAGGCCGGACAGATGACCCAGGTGGCGATCAGTTCCTTCGAGCCCGAGCCCGACGGGTCGAACGTCCCGGAGAACTTCGGCGTCGACACCGTCGGCGAACTGTTCACCGAACTCGGCGTCGGGTCGGTCCTCTCGGGTGGGGCGGCCCCGCCGAGCTTCGACGGGACCGAGGTGGTACAGGGAGTCAACGCCCTCCAGGAGTACAACGTCCGGAACGCTCCCAACGGCATCCCGTTCCTCTACGGCGTGGACGCGACACACGGGAACGACCTGCTGGAGGGCGCGACGGCGCTCCCGCAGCGGATGAACATGGGGTCGGCTCGGGACCCGGATCTGGTCGAGGAGGCCGAGCGCCACACGAGTCACTCGGTGGCGGCGATGGGTGCCCACTGGACGTTCGCACCGACGACGGACCTCCAGCGAGACCCGCGGTGGGGCCGCTTCTACGAGGGCATCAGCGAGGACCCGCTGCTGGAAGGCGACATCTCGCGAGTGCGTGCCCGCGCCCTGGAGGACGACGAGCGGATGACGGCCTGTGTCAAACACTTCGCCGCCTACTCGATACCGAACAACGGCAACGACCGGGCACCGGCCGCCACGTCGCTCCGCGATCTCCGGACCGACCTCCTCCCTCCCTACCGGGAGGCGCTCGAATCGGACCCCGGGACGGTGATGGTCAACAGCGGAGCCGTCAACGGCAAGCCGGCCCACGCCTCCCACTGGCTACTGACCGACGTGCTCAGGGAGCGGTACGGCTTCGAGGGTGTCGTCCTCTCCGACTACGACGACCTCGACCGCCTCATCACGAACCACGACTTCGTCGAGGACTTCCGGACGGCAACGAAGAAGGCCATCAACGCCGGCGTCGATATGTACATGATCGGGAACGGTGGGAGCGCTCCCGGTCCGGTTCAGTACATCGACACGCTGGTCAGCCTCGTCGAGGACGGCGAGATCCCGATGGAGCGCATCGACGAGGCGGTCCGCAACATCCTCGAACTCAAGGCGGACCTCGGCCTGTTCGAGCAACCGACCGTCGACGAGTCCCGCATCCAGAGCGCTCTCGGCGGCGCACAGGCGGCCTCGGAGCAGTTGGCCAAGGAGTCGCTGGTGCTCCTGAAAAACGACGGCGACGCGTTGCCGCTCTCGGGGTCCGAGAACGTCCTGCTGACCGGCCCGGGCGTCGACAGCGACGGCAACGACACCCGCGCGCTGATGCAACACGGCGGTTGGACGCTGGGCTGGCAGGGCCCCTCGGCCGGCGGCCCGTTCCCGCGACAGAACCTGCTCGTCGACGAACTTCGGAGCCGTGTGGGCTCGCTCACCCACGTCCCGACGTCGTTCAGCAACGGGACCTGGTGGGCCGGTCAGGGCGACGAGGGGAACCAACAGAGCGACGAGAACGGCGAGTTCGAGTTCACCGATCGGCAGGAGACGGCGGTTCGCAGCGCCGCCCCGGACGCCGATGCCGTCGTGATCGTCCTCGGTGAGGGGCCTCACAACGAGGGGTTCGGCGACCGCGACGAACTCGTCCTCGACGAGTCCCAGCGGCGACTGGTCGACGTGGTCGACGAGGCCACGAGCGACTCGACGCCCGTCGTCGGGGTGATGTACGCGGGGAGTCCTCGCGGCTCCGCCGAGACGTTCGGACAGCTCGACGCCCTGCTGTTCGCGGGCGAGCCCGGCAGCGACGCCGGCGTCGCAGTCGCCGACACCCTCGTGGGCGAGTACAACCCCTCGGGCAAGCTCGCCTTCAGCTGGCCGCGCAACCCCGGCACTCCGGTCGGGACGACCCCTGTCCCCCTGAACCGCTACCCGCCGACGTCGACGGGGGCGACGGACAACACACCGCTGTACGAGTTCGGCCACGGGCTGAGCTACACGAACTTCGAGTACGGCGACGTGTCGCTCTCGAAGTCCAGCATCATCGACGCCTCGACGACCGCCGAGGTGGTCCTCAGCGTCGAGGTGTCCAACACCGGTGACACGGCCGGTGAGCACGTCGTCGAGGTCTTCAACACCCAGTCGTACGGTTCGGTGCTCCAGCCGATCCGCCGACTGCTGGGCTACGAGCGCGTCTCGCTGGCCGCCGGCGAGAGCACGACGGTCGACGTGCCGCTGGACCTGAGCGCGCTAGAGGTCGTCCCGGGCGACGTGCTCGGCGTCATGCCGAAGGTCGTCGAGGCCGCCGACTACGAGCTCACCGTCGGACAGGACGGTCCGACGACGACGCTGACGGTCAACGAGACGGCGAGCGTCGGCGACGGCCTCCCGGTGCCCGGCCGGTACGACATCGACAACGACGACGAGGCGACCTACGCCGACGTCGTCGAGCTGTTCCGCGCGGTCAGGGAGTCCTGA
- a CDS encoding NAD-dependent epimerase/dehydratase family protein yields MDSVLVVGGTRFIGRYTVEAFRDAGYDVTMLNRGSHDDPFADDPDVAHVQGDRRDRATLESARDEVEPDAVVDCVAYFPADVREATDVFADAEAYVYVSSGASYGEERVPKREGDTALKSCSEEEATTDSAETYGARKAEGDRAVFAAAEDGVRAMAVRPTVVYGPHDYTERFAYWVDRVDVEDRVVVPGDGLSLWQMAYVEDVASALRIVAEEGTAGEAYNVGDEHAPTLGGWIDLLAETCETGVETVGATARDLAREGLEPQDFPMYRGSPHVLDVTKLRDLGWSSTPHRVALQRTVDEHRANDRTGRKYGPDREREAALLATLTE; encoded by the coding sequence ATGGACAGTGTGCTCGTCGTCGGCGGGACGCGTTTCATCGGCCGCTACACGGTCGAGGCGTTCCGCGACGCCGGCTACGACGTGACGATGCTCAACCGCGGGAGCCACGACGACCCCTTCGCCGACGACCCGGACGTGGCCCACGTCCAGGGGGACCGCCGGGACCGGGCGACGCTCGAATCGGCCCGCGACGAGGTCGAGCCCGACGCCGTCGTCGACTGCGTCGCCTACTTCCCCGCGGACGTGCGCGAGGCGACGGACGTCTTCGCGGACGCGGAGGCGTACGTCTACGTCTCCAGCGGGGCCTCCTACGGCGAGGAGCGGGTCCCCAAACGCGAGGGCGACACCGCCCTGAAGTCCTGCTCGGAGGAGGAGGCGACCACCGACAGCGCAGAGACCTACGGCGCGCGGAAGGCCGAGGGCGACCGGGCGGTCTTCGCCGCCGCCGAGGACGGCGTGCGGGCGATGGCGGTCCGGCCGACCGTCGTCTACGGCCCCCACGACTACACCGAGCGGTTCGCCTACTGGGTCGACCGCGTCGACGTCGAGGACCGCGTCGTCGTCCCCGGCGACGGGCTCTCGCTGTGGCAGATGGCCTACGTCGAGGACGTGGCCTCGGCGCTGCGGATCGTCGCCGAGGAGGGCACGGCCGGCGAGGCGTACAACGTCGGCGACGAGCACGCCCCGACGCTGGGCGGGTGGATCGACCTGCTGGCCGAGACCTGCGAGACGGGCGTCGAGACGGTCGGCGCGACGGCGCGGGACCTCGCTCGCGAGGGGCTGGAGCCCCAGGACTTCCCGATGTACCGCGGGTCACCCCACGTGCTGGACGTGACGAAGCTGCGGGACCTCGGGTGGTCCTCGACCCCCCACCGGGTCGCGCTCCAGCGGACCGTCGACGAGCACCGCGCGAACGACCGGACGGGCCGCAAGTACGGTCCCGATCGGGAGCGGGAGGCGGCCCTGCTGGCGACGCTGACGGAGTGA
- a CDS encoding NAD(P)-dependent glycerol-1-phosphate dehydrogenase codes for MFDKSTWIRLPRNVVVGHGVLDQTLDAVDELHLSGRPLVVSSPTPHEVAGERVVAQFADAGYDPAEIVVDEASFDAVQRVISHAEDVEAGFMLGVGGGKAIDITKMAADDLGIGFVSVPTAASHDGIVSGRGSVPEGDTRHSVAAEPPLAVVADTEVLAEAPWRLTTAGCADIISNYTAVRDWELAHRLQNVTYSEYAGALSQMTAEMLVDNADSIKQGLEESSWIVVKALVSSGVAMSIAGSSRPASGAEHLFSHQLDRIAPGAALHGHQVGVGAVMTEYLHSGPKGRWRDVRDALAAIGAPTTADQLGIDDETVIEALTTAHDIRDRYTILGDGMSEAAAIEAATVTGVV; via the coding sequence ATGTTCGACAAGTCGACGTGGATTCGACTCCCGCGGAACGTCGTCGTCGGGCACGGCGTGCTCGATCAGACGCTCGACGCCGTCGACGAACTCCACCTCTCGGGCCGGCCGCTGGTCGTCTCCAGCCCCACGCCTCACGAGGTGGCCGGGGAGCGCGTCGTCGCGCAGTTCGCCGACGCCGGCTACGACCCCGCCGAGATCGTCGTCGACGAGGCGAGCTTCGACGCCGTCCAGCGGGTCATCTCCCACGCCGAGGACGTCGAGGCCGGGTTCATGCTCGGCGTCGGCGGCGGGAAGGCCATCGACATCACGAAGATGGCCGCCGACGACCTGGGGATCGGCTTCGTCTCGGTCCCGACGGCGGCCAGCCACGACGGCATCGTCTCCGGCCGTGGCTCGGTCCCCGAGGGGGACACGCGCCACAGCGTCGCCGCCGAACCGCCGCTGGCGGTCGTCGCCGACACCGAGGTGCTGGCGGAGGCCCCGTGGCGGCTGACGACGGCCGGCTGTGCGGACATCATCTCGAACTACACCGCCGTCCGGGACTGGGAGCTTGCCCACCGGCTCCAGAACGTCACCTACTCCGAGTACGCGGGCGCGCTCTCACAGATGACCGCCGAGATGCTCGTCGACAACGCCGACTCCATCAAACAGGGGCTGGAGGAGTCGTCGTGGATCGTGGTGAAGGCGCTGGTCTCCTCCGGCGTCGCGATGTCGATCGCGGGCTCCTCCCGACCCGCCAGCGGCGCGGAACACCTCTTCTCGCACCAGCTTGACCGCATCGCGCCCGGGGCCGCGCTGCACGGCCACCAGGTCGGCGTCGGGGCGGTTATGACCGAGTACCTCCACAGCGGCCCGAAGGGGCGCTGGCGGGACGTCCGCGACGCGCTGGCGGCCATCGGCGCACCGACCACGGCCGACCAGCTGGGCATCGACGACGAGACGGTCATCGAGGCGCTGACGACGGCCCACGACATCCGCGACCGCTACACGATCCTCGGCGACGGGATGAGCGAGGCGGCGGCGATCGAGGCGGCGACGGTCACCGGCGTCGTCTAG
- the gltB gene encoding glutamate synthase large subunit: MVERHTSDQSAGEGGLADPADARSNCGVGVVMDLDGGSDHDTVSDGLDLLENLEHRGTTGAEQNTGDGAGIMLQIPHEFFADELDADLPAPGEYAIGTLFLPREEDDAAALMDLVETELAGEGLDVLEWRDVPTDNSGLGQTALDSEPRVVQFAVTSDEGLTGEAFETQLYVGRRVVENTVEDEQPAGHERFYVVSLANDTVVYKGLLKAEQLPEYYPDLGDERLESTFAMVHARFSTNTLGAWHLAHPYRRIIHNGEFNTIQGNINWMRARETDIQSDRFGSDIEKVKPIIDDPEQSDTASVDNALELLLQGGRDLPHALRMLIPEAWRGEMNDVTGDRREFYDYHASLVEPWDGPALVAATDGERIGAVLDRNGLRPCRYDVLRNNTLVMSSEAGALDHDPSEIAERGRLQPGQCFLADPQEGRVIPDAEVFEDIADEKYGEWVAEEQVDIADIAPREDNTPHHDVSALRSHQAMYGYTYDEVDHLIEPMAEKGKDPVGSMGDDTPLSVLSQFNRPLFTYFKQLFAQVTNPPLDYIREELVTSLESRLGFQRNLLDESRDHARQLVLDSPILTDEETTAIKEIDENGMSTKVVDITYERGTDLREAVEDARAEADAAAKEHDIIVLSDKAAGEDRVPIPSLLAVGGIHHHLVRNGLRNHVGLVLESGDPRAVHHFATLIGYGAGAVNPYLAYQTIEDLVAGPDGADLPEAIDAYITAVEDGLLKTMAKMGISTVESYQGAQIFEAVGLSSDFIAEYFEGTTCRTEGIGIEEVEDDLLQRHDVAWSEDEPQMPRQGEYEFRSDGIHHQWNPNTVGKIQQAVRTGDYETYKEFAELINDQNEQLQTLRGLLEFDSDRESIPVEEVEPVDDIVERFETAAMSLGSLSPEMHENNAIAMNRLGSNANTGEGGEPPERFGTEKECKTKQVASGRFGVTSNYLAEAEEIQIKMAQGSKPGEGGHLPGKKVNEMIAHVRYATPGVGLISPPPLHDIYSIEDLKQLIHDLKAANPEADINVKLVAEDGIGTVAAGVAKANADVVHISGHDGGTGASPKTSIKNAGLPWELGVAEANQMLRATGLRSRIRINADGGMKTGRDVAVGALLGAEGFAFGTASMVTSGCVMARQCHENTCPVGVATQNENLRERFPGEPQHVINYMTFVAQELREIMAELGFASVEEMIGRPTVLSQREDVEQEKARKLDLSSVIAEPADNDGRYKQREQDHDVDEQLDWDLLDAAAGAIEDGDPVAIDTEIDNVHRAVGATLSNRVSTTYGGDGLADDTVRVDFDGTAGQSFGAFLAQGVTMDLTGTANDYVGKGLSGGKLVVNTPPDAAYEADENIVVGNVALYGATQGEAYINGRAGERFAVRNSGVKGVVEGVGDHGCEYMTGGAIVVLGETGKNFAAGMSGGVAYVYDPDGTFAEKANTGMVSIEESLEAKDRQMITRLVENHETYTDSDRAAELLDDWDAELEQFTKVMPDAYAEVISDRERDDVRNEPPAAAEPAADVSETDFAASTDD, translated from the coding sequence CGTCGTCCAGTTTGCCGTCACCTCCGACGAGGGCCTGACCGGCGAGGCGTTCGAGACCCAACTGTACGTCGGTCGCCGCGTCGTCGAGAACACCGTCGAGGACGAACAGCCGGCGGGCCACGAGCGCTTCTACGTCGTCTCGCTGGCGAACGACACCGTCGTCTACAAGGGCCTGCTGAAAGCCGAGCAACTGCCGGAGTACTACCCCGACCTCGGCGACGAGCGCCTCGAATCGACCTTCGCGATGGTCCACGCGCGCTTCTCGACGAACACGCTGGGCGCGTGGCACCTCGCACACCCCTACCGGCGGATCATCCACAACGGCGAGTTCAACACCATCCAGGGCAACATCAACTGGATGCGCGCCCGGGAGACGGACATCCAGAGCGACCGCTTCGGGTCGGACATCGAGAAGGTCAAGCCCATCATCGACGACCCCGAGCAGTCAGACACCGCAAGCGTCGACAACGCGCTCGAACTGCTGCTCCAGGGCGGCCGCGACCTGCCCCACGCGCTGCGGATGCTCATCCCCGAGGCGTGGCGCGGCGAGATGAACGACGTGACCGGCGACCGGCGGGAGTTCTACGACTACCACGCCTCGCTGGTCGAACCGTGGGACGGCCCCGCGCTGGTGGCCGCCACCGACGGCGAGCGCATCGGTGCGGTACTGGACCGCAACGGACTGCGCCCCTGTCGCTACGACGTCCTGCGGAACAACACGCTGGTCATGTCCTCCGAGGCCGGTGCGCTCGACCACGACCCGAGCGAGATCGCCGAGCGCGGCCGCCTCCAGCCCGGCCAGTGTTTCCTCGCCGACCCCCAGGAGGGCAGGGTCATCCCCGACGCCGAAGTGTTCGAGGACATCGCCGACGAGAAGTACGGCGAGTGGGTCGCCGAGGAGCAGGTCGACATCGCCGACATCGCGCCCCGCGAGGACAACACGCCACACCACGACGTGAGCGCCCTGCGGAGCCACCAGGCGATGTACGGCTACACGTACGACGAGGTCGACCACCTCATCGAACCGATGGCCGAGAAGGGGAAAGACCCCGTCGGCTCGATGGGCGACGACACGCCGCTGTCGGTGCTCTCGCAGTTCAACCGCCCGCTGTTCACCTACTTCAAGCAGCTGTTCGCACAGGTGACGAACCCGCCCCTGGACTACATCCGCGAGGAACTGGTCACCTCGCTGGAGTCGCGGTTGGGCTTCCAGCGGAACCTGCTCGACGAGTCACGCGACCACGCCCGCCAGCTCGTGCTTGACTCGCCGATCCTCACCGACGAGGAGACGACGGCGATCAAGGAGATCGACGAGAACGGGATGTCGACGAAGGTGGTCGACATCACCTACGAGCGGGGTACCGACCTCCGCGAGGCCGTCGAGGACGCCCGCGCGGAGGCCGACGCGGCCGCGAAGGAACACGACATCATCGTCCTCTCGGACAAGGCCGCCGGCGAGGACCGGGTCCCGATCCCCTCGCTGCTGGCCGTCGGTGGCATCCACCACCACCTCGTCCGCAACGGCCTGCGCAACCACGTCGGGCTCGTGCTGGAGTCGGGCGACCCGCGTGCGGTCCACCACTTCGCGACGCTCATCGGCTACGGCGCGGGCGCGGTCAACCCCTACCTGGCCTACCAGACCATCGAGGACCTGGTCGCCGGCCCCGACGGCGCGGACCTCCCCGAGGCGATCGACGCCTACATCACGGCCGTCGAGGACGGCCTGCTGAAGACGATGGCCAAGATGGGCATCTCGACGGTGGAGTCCTACCAGGGCGCGCAGATCTTCGAAGCCGTGGGCCTCTCGTCGGACTTCATCGCCGAGTACTTCGAGGGCACGACCTGCCGCACCGAGGGCATCGGCATCGAGGAGGTCGAGGACGACCTGCTCCAGCGCCACGACGTGGCCTGGAGCGAGGACGAACCGCAGATGCCCCGCCAGGGCGAGTACGAGTTCCGCTCGGACGGCATCCACCACCAGTGGAACCCGAACACGGTCGGCAAGATCCAGCAGGCCGTCCGGACCGGCGACTACGAGACCTACAAGGAGTTCGCGGAGCTCATCAACGACCAGAACGAGCAGCTCCAGACCCTGCGGGGCCTGCTGGAGTTCGACTCCGACCGCGAGTCGATCCCGGTCGAGGAGGTCGAACCCGTCGACGACATCGTCGAGCGCTTCGAGACGGCCGCGATGTCGCTCGGTTCGCTCTCCCCGGAGATGCACGAGAACAACGCCATCGCGATGAACCGGCTGGGCTCGAACGCCAACACCGGCGAGGGCGGCGAACCGCCCGAGCGGTTCGGCACCGAGAAGGAGTGCAAGACCAAGCAGGTCGCCTCCGGCCGCTTCGGCGTCACATCGAACTACCTCGCCGAGGCCGAGGAGATCCAGATCAAGATGGCCCAGGGCTCCAAGCCCGGCGAGGGCGGGCACCTGCCCGGCAAGAAGGTCAACGAGATGATCGCGCACGTCCGGTACGCGACCCCCGGCGTGGGGCTCATCTCGCCGCCGCCGCTGCACGACATCTACTCCATCGAGGACCTGAAACAGCTCATCCACGACCTGAAGGCGGCCAACCCCGAGGCGGACATCAACGTCAAGCTGGTCGCCGAGGACGGCATCGGCACCGTCGCGGCCGGCGTCGCGAAGGCCAACGCCGACGTGGTCCACATCTCGGGCCACGACGGCGGCACCGGCGCGTCGCCCAAGACCTCGATCAAGAACGCCGGCCTCCCGTGGGAGCTCGGCGTCGCCGAGGCCAACCAGATGCTGCGCGCGACCGGCCTGCGCTCGCGCATCCGGATCAACGCCGACGGCGGGATGAAGACCGGCCGCGACGTGGCCGTCGGAGCGCTGCTCGGCGCGGAGGGCTTCGCCTTCGGCACCGCGTCGATGGTCACCTCCGGCTGCGTGATGGCCCGGCAGTGCCACGAGAACACCTGCCCGGTCGGCGTCGCGACCCAGAACGAGAACCTGCGCGAGCGCTTCCCCGGCGAGCCACAGCACGTCATCAACTACATGACGTTCGTGGCCCAGGAGCTGCGCGAGATCATGGCCGAGCTGGGCTTCGCGTCCGTCGAGGAGATGATCGGACGGCCGACCGTCCTCTCACAGCGCGAGGACGTCGAACAGGAGAAGGCCCGCAAGCTCGACCTCTCGTCGGTCATCGCGGAGCCGGCCGACAACGACGGCCGCTACAAGCAACGCGAGCAGGACCACGACGTCGACGAGCAACTCGACTGGGACCTCCTCGACGCCGCAGCGGGGGCCATCGAGGACGGCGACCCGGTCGCCATCGACACGGAGATCGACAACGTCCACCGGGCGGTCGGCGCGACGCTGTCGAACCGGGTCTCGACCACGTACGGCGGCGACGGCCTGGCCGACGACACCGTCCGCGTCGACTTCGACGGGACCGCGGGCCAGTCCTTCGGTGCGTTCCTCGCACAGGGCGTGACGATGGACCTCACCGGGACGGCCAACGACTACGTCGGCAAGGGGCTCTCGGGGGGCAAACTCGTCGTCAACACGCCGCCGGACGCGGCCTACGAGGCCGACGAGAACATCGTCGTCGGCAACGTCGCGCTGTACGGCGCGACCCAGGGCGAGGCCTACATCAACGGCCGGGCCGGCGAACGCTTCGCCGTCCGCAACTCCGGGGTCAAAGGCGTCGTCGAGGGCGTCGGCGACCACGGCTGTGAGTACATGACCGGCGGAGCCATCGTCGTGCTGGGCGAGACGGGCAAGAACTTCGCGGCCGGGATGTCCGGCGGCGTCGCCTACGTCTACGACCCCGACGGCACCTTCGCCGAGAAGGCCAACACCGGGATGGTGTCCATCGAGGAGAGCCTGGAGGCCAAGGACCGACAGATGATCACGCGGCTGGTCGAGAACCACGAGACCTACACGGACTCCGACCGCGCCGCCGAACTCCTCGACGACTGGGACGCGGAACTGGAGCAGTTCACGAAGGTGATGCCCGACGCCTACGCGGAGGTCATCTCCGACCGCGAGCGCGACGACGTGCGCAACGAACCGCCCGCCGCCGCCGAACCGGCCGCGGACGTCTCCGAGACGGACTTCGCCGCCTCGACGGACGACTGA
- a CDS encoding TrmB family transcriptional regulator gives MPDEPRITRLLQQYGFSEAAAETYLSVVERGSATVSTVAEAAGISTSYVYDVCDELEADGFVAVEDHRTPTVLRAVPPERAFESLRSDIDSLESAVSERYQRAEDDEEALEVVKSRPTIVKRLRSYIEAAESEVVLQLPARRLPDVADALRAARERGVLVLLSLCDENAVDPDAALSVETRLDSIASVVRLARPGMPSLLSVDQRRGFICPATMLGWDHDETRAITFTQSDVAAVLVGSYLGNYWPLGTELVVSRPPDLPRTFEMLRPVVLATTLYLRAGRSLGIECYVREIGTDESFRTRRGEVVGVRQNLVSPSNSDFGFENSVRVDFGDGTVSVGGYGAFLEDYEAKQVTLRPL, from the coding sequence ATGCCCGACGAACCGAGGATCACCCGACTGCTCCAACAGTACGGCTTCTCCGAGGCGGCCGCGGAGACGTATCTGTCGGTCGTCGAGCGCGGGTCGGCCACGGTCAGTACCGTGGCGGAGGCAGCCGGTATCTCGACGAGTTACGTCTACGACGTCTGTGACGAACTGGAGGCCGACGGCTTCGTCGCCGTCGAGGACCACCGGACGCCGACGGTCCTCCGTGCGGTCCCGCCGGAGCGAGCGTTCGAATCGCTGCGGAGCGACATCGACAGCCTCGAATCGGCCGTCAGCGAGCGCTACCAGCGTGCCGAGGACGACGAGGAGGCCCTGGAGGTGGTGAAGTCCCGGCCGACCATCGTCAAGCGACTACGGTCGTACATCGAGGCTGCCGAGTCCGAGGTTGTCCTCCAGTTGCCCGCACGCCGCCTCCCGGACGTGGCGGACGCGCTCCGGGCGGCCCGCGAGCGTGGGGTCCTCGTCCTCCTCTCCCTGTGCGACGAGAACGCCGTCGACCCGGACGCGGCGCTGAGCGTCGAGACGCGGCTGGACAGCATCGCCAGCGTCGTCCGCCTCGCGCGGCCGGGGATGCCGTCGCTGCTGTCGGTCGATCAGCGCCGCGGGTTCATCTGCCCCGCCACGATGCTTGGGTGGGACCACGACGAGACCCGCGCGATCACGTTCACGCAGTCAGACGTCGCCGCCGTCCTCGTCGGCTCGTATCTGGGCAACTACTGGCCGCTGGGCACCGAGCTGGTCGTCTCTCGGCCACCGGACCTCCCCCGGACGTTCGAGATGTTGCGTCCCGTCGTGTTGGCGACGACCCTCTACCTCCGCGCCGGCAGGTCGCTCGGGATCGAATGCTACGTCCGGGAGATCGGAACCGACGAGTCGTTCCGGACCCGCCGGGGCGAGGTCGTCGGTGTCCGGCAGAACCTCGTCTCGCCGAGCAACAGCGACTTCGGTTTCGAGAACTCCGTTCGGGTCGACTTCGGCGACGGGACGGTCAGCGTCGGCGGGTACGGCGCGTTCCTGGAAGACTACGAGGCCAAGCAGGTGACGCTGCGCCCGCTGTAG
- a CDS encoding NUDIX hydrolase encodes MDAADRSRAAVEDYIRELEAEFGSLSVSQTTFEVGAGHYQRAVEQSSAGRLDVHALVEDEDGAVLLHEGDGEWVLPRGQTRPEESPGDAAERVVSEAVGADCTVTDAVKATISGVRNGDDASAETVYRLAVVFTVELIESPDAPGEAVRWDADRDPVSEVV; translated from the coding sequence ATGGACGCAGCCGATCGATCGCGAGCCGCCGTCGAGGACTACATCAGGGAGTTGGAGGCGGAGTTCGGCTCGCTGTCGGTCTCGCAGACGACCTTCGAGGTGGGCGCGGGACACTACCAGCGCGCGGTCGAGCAGTCGTCCGCGGGCCGACTCGACGTCCACGCCCTCGTCGAGGACGAGGACGGGGCGGTGCTACTCCACGAGGGGGACGGTGAGTGGGTGCTTCCGCGGGGGCAGACCCGACCGGAGGAGTCGCCCGGCGACGCGGCCGAGCGGGTCGTCAGCGAGGCCGTCGGTGCCGACTGCACGGTGACCGACGCGGTGAAGGCGACCATCTCCGGGGTCCGGAACGGGGACGACGCGTCCGCGGAGACGGTGTACCGGCTCGCCGTCGTGTTCACCGTCGAGCTGATCGAGTCGCCGGACGCCCCCGGCGAGGCGGTCCGCTGGGACGCCGACCGCGACCCGGTCAGCGAGGTCGTCTAG